A single window of Desulfurella sp. DNA harbors:
- a CDS encoding GGDEF domain-containing protein → MIEELISETLNKAIEENVSLTPYNYYKLFIEVAMQKGIDHNSLKNYLYEEYTKQDELLDPIKEKINLIIENLKKEMSEISNNISETIAAQENVNLEDSSNAYEELEKLKKINLSLRINLEKAMRNIEQERQSLEKIKVKVYRDGLTGLYLREYLQIKLKENLYFMQRYGRIFSLQMIDVDDFKDINDKFGHQIGDNVLCQIGNLIKKNIRTSDIPIRYGGDEFVVLMPETDINSAKKVAEKFVQKMSKVVFRKKDEEFKVTFSIGLTSVRKDDTFQSIMERVDSALYSSKRSGKNSITVFD, encoded by the coding sequence ATGATAGAAGAACTAATTAGTGAAACGCTTAACAAAGCTATAGAAGAAAATGTAAGCCTAACACCCTACAACTATTACAAATTATTTATTGAAGTTGCTATGCAAAAAGGTATTGATCATAATAGTTTAAAAAATTATTTATACGAGGAATACACTAAACAGGATGAACTTTTAGATCCAATAAAAGAAAAAATTAATCTAATAATTGAAAATTTAAAAAAAGAAATGTCAGAGATAAGCAATAATATTAGCGAAACTATAGCTGCACAGGAAAATGTTAACCTTGAAGATTCAAGTAATGCATATGAGGAGCTAGAAAAACTTAAAAAGATAAATTTATCCCTTAGAATAAATTTGGAAAAGGCAATGCGCAATATTGAGCAAGAAAGACAATCATTAGAAAAAATAAAAGTAAAAGTCTACCGTGATGGCTTAACTGGTTTATATTTAAGGGAATATCTACAAATAAAACTAAAAGAAAACCTATATTTTATGCAACGCTATGGTCGTATTTTTAGCCTTCAAATGATTGATGTTGATGATTTTAAAGATATAAATGATAAATTCGGGCACCAAATAGGCGATAATGTCCTTTGTCAGATAGGAAATCTTATAAAGAAAAATATTCGCACTTCAGATATACCAATTCGTTACGGTGGTGATGAATTTGTTGTTTTAATGCCAGAAACGGATATAAATAGTGCAAAAAAAGTTGCAGAAAAATTTGTCCAAAAAATGTCTAAGGTTGTTTTTAGAAAAAAAGATGAAGAATTCAAAGTTACTTTTTCCATAGGCTTAACAAGTGTAAGAAAAGACGATACGTTTCAATCTATAATGGAAAGAGTGGATTCTGCGCTATATTCATCTAAAAGGTCTGGCAAAAACTCCATAACTGTATTTGATTGA
- a CDS encoding HTH domain-containing protein yields the protein MNITRIILEALSDSQNEFVSSENLCSKTQISRIAIWQHIKKLKNAGYLIEAKRGVGYKLIQKPPDLLNIYEIHKLKENKAVENVIFFENTTSTMDESRKLLQNSRDLAHKTLIVALSQTEGRGRKNRHWLSFGQNIYASYIYLPKNLGPQDGLFVMFAGCIAVCMALNDIGVHAKIKWPNDCLVDGKKISGILVDVKSDMSLIEEHL from the coding sequence ATGAATATAACGCGAATAATTTTAGAAGCATTATCCGATAGTCAAAACGAATTTGTAAGCAGCGAAAATTTATGTTCAAAAACCCAAATTTCAAGAATTGCAATCTGGCAACATATTAAAAAGCTAAAAAATGCAGGTTATTTAATAGAAGCAAAAAGAGGTGTAGGCTATAAATTAATTCAAAAACCACCTGATTTGCTAAATATTTACGAGATTCATAAACTGAAAGAAAATAAGGCTGTAGAAAATGTAATTTTTTTTGAAAATACCACTTCTACTATGGACGAATCAAGAAAATTGCTACAAAATAGTAGAGATTTAGCACACAAAACTCTTATTGTTGCATTAAGCCAGACAGAGGGAAGGGGAAGAAAAAACAGACACTGGTTGTCATTTGGCCAAAATATATACGCTTCATATATTTATCTACCAAAAAACCTTGGACCACAAGACGGTTTGTTTGTGATGTTTGCAGGTTGCATTGCTGTTTGTATGGCACTTAATGATATTGGTGTGCATGCAAAAATAAAATGGCCTAATGACTGTTTAGTGGATGGTAAAAAAATAAGTGGTATATTGGTTGATGTAAAAAGCGATATGTCTTTAATTGAAGAGCACTTATGA
- the thiC gene encoding phosphomethylpyrimidine synthase ThiC — translation MTQIEYAKQGIITKQIEEVAFKEKRSPEFIMEGLIKGTIVIPKNINHQIEAMGVGKGLRTKVNANIGTSSDIVDINAELLKVKAAIEAKADSIMDLSTGGDLDFFRRKILHESTIVVGNVPIYQAAVEIATKEGSIVHLTKDYLLKTIEKQAQDGIDYMTLHCGVTQSSLERLINQGRIEDIVSRGGSFLAVWMLYHEKENPLYEYFDDVLEIVKKYDVTISLGDGFRPGAIADATDRAQIEELIILGELHKKALKAGVQSMIEGPGHVPIDQIITNAKIEEAVCEGAPFYVLGPVVTDIAPGYDHITSAIGGALMASYGADMLCYVTKAEHVRLPNPEDVREGVIVTRIAAHAADIAKKIPGAIDWDIEMSKARKNLDWNKMIELSIDPNYVKSQRESSMPKESDVCTMCGKFCAIKLLNKALRNR, via the coding sequence ATGACTCAAATTGAATATGCCAAACAAGGCATTATTACAAAGCAAATTGAAGAAGTTGCTTTCAAAGAAAAAAGAAGCCCAGAATTTATAATGGAAGGTTTGATAAAGGGAACAATAGTTATACCAAAAAATATAAACCACCAAATTGAAGCAATGGGCGTAGGTAAAGGTTTAAGAACAAAAGTTAATGCAAATATTGGCACTTCTTCTGATATAGTTGATATTAATGCTGAATTACTTAAAGTCAAAGCCGCAATTGAAGCTAAAGCTGATTCAATTATGGACCTTTCAACAGGAGGTGATTTAGATTTTTTTAGGAGAAAAATTTTACATGAATCCACAATAGTTGTAGGCAATGTTCCAATATATCAAGCAGCAGTTGAGATAGCAACAAAAGAAGGTTCTATTGTTCATTTAACTAAAGACTATTTGTTAAAAACAATAGAAAAACAAGCTCAAGACGGTATAGACTATATGACTCTACACTGTGGTGTTACACAAAGTTCGCTTGAAAGACTTATTAATCAGGGTAGAATAGAAGACATAGTATCTAGGGGTGGTTCTTTTTTGGCTGTGTGGATGTTGTACCATGAAAAGGAAAATCCATTGTATGAATATTTTGATGATGTGCTTGAGATTGTAAAAAAATATGATGTTACAATTTCTTTGGGTGATGGTTTCAGACCAGGCGCAATAGCCGATGCTACAGATAGAGCTCAGATTGAAGAGCTGATTATTTTAGGAGAACTTCATAAGAAAGCACTCAAAGCAGGTGTGCAATCTATGATTGAAGGTCCAGGGCATGTGCCAATAGATCAGATTATAACAAACGCCAAGATTGAAGAAGCAGTATGCGAGGGCGCACCATTTTATGTGTTAGGTCCAGTTGTTACAGATATAGCACCAGGTTATGACCATATAACAAGTGCAATAGGCGGTGCTTTAATGGCTTCATATGGTGCAGATATGTTATGTTACGTAACAAAAGCAGAACATGTAAGGCTACCAAACCCAGAAGACGTAAGAGAAGGAGTAATTGTTACGCGAATTGCAGCTCATGCTGCAGATATTGCAAAAAAAATACCTGGCGCAATTGATTGGGATATAGAAATGTCTAAAGCCAGGAAAAATCTTGATTGGAATAAAATGATAGAGCTATCTATCGACCCAAATTATGTAAAATCACAAAGAGAGTCTTCAATGCCAAAAGAAAGCGATGTCTGTACTATGTGTGGTAAATTTTGCGCTATAAAATTGCTTAATAAAGCTTTACGTAATAGATGA
- a CDS encoding PAS domain-containing sensor histidine kinase: MNVGIFDYLESCIIVFDENSKVVYSNAKTKERFGIKPGDDVRDIFQPDDREIFFENLIDLLNKEGSYKNFIRFIDKDKKVQFCYINVFKNSNFFVFEIIVFSGFNKLSLSQKNLNYNYLKYISQGIAHVLRNPIMSISGFLNLIKKKLPNDLKDDIEPYIESIQSEFSKIMKVVLDIEIINNASDLKLEEVKIDEFLNNAFENFRKENTAKFINFNCKLSCNSTIFLDKKLFGLVLEEILKNAYESIEEKGNIFMSCQTEGNNIIISIKDDGGGIDKDRLSMLFTPFYSTKPKNVGLGLFISKLIIKAHKGKLRIISNNNTTTVKLILPIEKRSRMRIQRLSVV; this comes from the coding sequence GTGAATGTAGGGATTTTTGATTATCTTGAAAGCTGTATAATAGTTTTTGATGAAAATTCAAAAGTAGTATACTCTAATGCAAAAACAAAAGAGCGTTTTGGTATCAAACCTGGTGATGATGTAAGAGATATTTTCCAGCCAGATGATCGTGAAATTTTTTTTGAAAATTTAATCGATTTATTAAATAAAGAAGGTTCATATAAAAATTTTATAAGGTTTATTGATAAAGACAAAAAAGTTCAGTTTTGTTATATTAATGTTTTTAAAAACAGCAATTTTTTTGTATTTGAAATAATAGTTTTTTCAGGTTTTAACAAACTTAGTTTAAGTCAAAAAAATTTGAATTATAATTATTTAAAATACATTTCTCAAGGCATTGCACATGTCCTTAGAAACCCTATAATGTCAATAAGTGGTTTTTTAAATCTTATAAAAAAGAAACTACCCAACGATTTAAAAGATGATATAGAACCTTATATTGAGTCTATACAAAGTGAATTTTCCAAAATCATGAAAGTTGTGCTTGATATAGAAATAATAAATAATGCTTCTGATTTAAAATTAGAAGAAGTTAAGATTGATGAGTTTTTAAATAATGCTTTTGAAAATTTTAGAAAAGAAAATACTGCAAAATTTATTAATTTTAATTGCAAGTTAAGTTGCAACAGCACTATTTTTTTGGATAAAAAACTTTTTGGTTTAGTTTTAGAAGAAATTTTAAAAAATGCCTATGAATCCATAGAAGAAAAAGGTAATATTTTTATGTCTTGTCAAACTGAAGGTAATAATATAATAATTAGTATAAAAGACGATGGCGGTGGTATTGATAAAGATCGACTGAGTATGTTATTTACGCCATTTTATTCTACAAAACCAAAAAATGTAGGTTTGGGTTTATTTATATCAAAACTAATTATTAAGGCTCACAAAGGTAAACTGCGAATAATATCAAACAATAATACAACAACTGTAAAGTTAATTTTACCAATAGAAAAGCGCTCGAGAATGCGCATACAGAGGTTAAGCGTTGTTTAA
- the rodA gene encoding rod shape-determining protein RodA, which yields MLQIDKRKFKYFDYPLFIAVCLLGVLSVFLIYTTDAGKIFYNKQILWELIGVFLCLLVANIDLKLIKTYAFAFYIFVLFVLLVVFFIGFVGHGAKRWISLGFFNIQPSEFMKLAIILVLAAYFDEYIKSSKYNFKDLYLPFALILFPAVLIIKQPDLGTALIILIIGLAIILSVGVKKTFLIKSVIFFLIAMPFFWSLLKNYQKERLIAFINPYLSPHTYGYHIIQSEIAVGSGGLFGKTAAGATQTILNFLPENHTDFIFAAFCEQWGFVSALVLIGLYLFVIFRCLSFINIASSIFEKIVIIGVTVMLSVSMIFNIGMTIGLLPVVGVPLPFVSYGGSAVITNFIAIGILINIKIKNQIYR from the coding sequence ATGCTGCAAATTGACAAAAGAAAATTTAAATATTTTGATTATCCATTGTTTATAGCGGTTTGTTTGCTTGGTGTTTTGAGTGTTTTTTTAATTTACACAACTGATGCGGGTAAAATATTTTATAATAAGCAAATCCTATGGGAGTTGATTGGAGTTTTTTTATGTTTATTGGTTGCAAATATTGATTTAAAACTGATTAAAACTTATGCTTTTGCTTTTTATATTTTTGTTTTGTTTGTTTTGTTAGTTGTGTTTTTTATAGGTTTTGTAGGACATGGTGCTAAACGCTGGATATCTTTGGGTTTTTTTAATATACAACCATCTGAATTTATGAAATTGGCAATAATTTTGGTTTTGGCTGCCTACTTTGATGAGTATATAAAAAGTTCAAAGTATAATTTTAAAGATTTGTATCTACCATTTGCTTTAATACTGTTTCCAGCTGTTTTAATCATAAAACAACCAGATTTAGGTACTGCTTTGATTATTCTTATTATTGGTTTGGCAATTATATTAAGTGTTGGCGTTAAAAAGACATTTTTGATTAAATCTGTTATATTTTTTCTAATTGCTATGCCTTTTTTTTGGAGTTTATTAAAAAATTATCAAAAAGAACGGCTCATTGCTTTTATCAACCCTTATTTGTCTCCACACACATATGGCTATCATATTATCCAATCGGAAATTGCAGTAGGCTCAGGGGGTCTTTTTGGTAAAACTGCCGCAGGTGCAACACAAACAATCCTCAATTTTTTACCAGAAAACCATACTGATTTCATATTTGCCGCTTTTTGTGAACAATGGGGTTTTGTTAGTGCATTAGTATTAATTGGTTTGTATCTTTTTGTAATATTTAGATGTTTATCATTTATCAATATTGCAAGCTCTATATTTGAAAAAATTGTTATAATAGGTGTTACTGTGATGCTATCTGTATCTATGATATTCAATATCGGAATGACTATAGGTTTGTTACCTGTTGTAGGTGTGCCGTTGCCGTTTGTAAGCTATGGTGGTTCTGCTGTCATAACAAATTTTATTGCGATAGGTATTTTGATTAACATAAAAATAAAAAATCAAATTTACAGATGA
- the purB gene encoding adenylosuccinate lyase, with translation MGTIPAGITQSVRKKAKFDVKRIEEIEEITRHDIVAFNENVREYLTPQEGSFLHYGVTSSDIVDTANALLLKRSCEIIIDDIKQLLETLKKRAFEFKDTPMIGRSHGIHAEPITFGFVIALWYEEMKRNLQRVEQAKQIVSYGKISGSMGTFANIDIKVEERACEILGLKPDPISNQIIQRDRYAQYMTTLAIVAATIEKIALQIRHYQRTEVQEAEEYFHGGQKGSSSMPHKRNPVLSENLDGLARLVRSNALCALENVALWHERDISHSSNERIILPDSSIAIDFMLNRLNNILSNLVVYKEKMFENLNLTRGVIYSQRVMLKLIEKGLDKETAYKITQSLAFESWNNKLDYKLLLAKNEIIGKYLSKQELNECFDYTYFIRNIDKIFKRVFDK, from the coding sequence AAATGGGTACAATCCCAGCTGGTATAACCCAAAGCGTTAGAAAAAAGGCAAAATTTGATGTAAAACGCATTGAAGAAATAGAAGAAATTACACGTCATGATATTGTAGCTTTCAATGAAAATGTTAGAGAGTATTTGACACCTCAAGAAGGTAGTTTTTTACACTATGGTGTTACATCGTCAGATATAGTTGATACCGCAAATGCTTTACTTTTAAAACGTTCATGCGAGATTATAATTGATGATATTAAACAATTACTTGAAACACTTAAAAAAAGGGCGTTTGAATTTAAAGATACACCAATGATTGGACGTTCTCATGGTATTCATGCAGAACCTATTACATTTGGATTTGTAATTGCGCTTTGGTATGAAGAAATGAAGAGAAACTTGCAAAGAGTAGAACAAGCAAAACAAATAGTCTCATACGGAAAAATTTCTGGTTCTATGGGTACATTTGCAAATATTGATATAAAAGTAGAAGAGCGTGCTTGCGAGATTTTGGGTCTAAAACCTGATCCTATTTCCAATCAGATTATCCAAAGGGATAGATACGCCCAGTATATGACTACACTTGCTATAGTTGCAGCAACTATTGAAAAAATAGCACTTCAAATAAGACACTATCAGCGAACAGAAGTACAAGAAGCAGAAGAGTACTTTCATGGTGGTCAGAAAGGTTCTTCAAGCATGCCACACAAAAGAAACCCGGTATTGAGTGAAAACTTAGACGGTCTTGCAAGGCTTGTTAGATCAAACGCTTTATGCGCCCTTGAAAATGTGGCTTTATGGCATGAGCGCGACATAAGTCACTCATCAAATGAACGAATAATTTTGCCAGATTCAAGTATAGCAATTGATTTTATGCTAAATAGACTGAACAATATCCTCTCTAATTTGGTTGTGTATAAAGAAAAAATGTTTGAAAATCTTAACTTAACAAGAGGTGTGATATATTCTCAAAGGGTAATGCTAAAGCTCATTGAAAAAGGTCTTGATAAAGAAACTGCTTATAAAATTACACAAAGTTTGGCATTTGAATCGTGGAACAATAAGTTGGATTATAAATTACTTTTAGCTAAAAATGAAATAATTGGTAAATATTTATCCAAACAAGAACTTAATGAATGTTTTGATTATACTTATTTTATAAGAAATATTGATAAAATATTCAAAAGAGTATTTGATAAATAA